In Desulforegula conservatrix Mb1Pa, the genomic stretch TGCAAGGGCATAGTCTCCGAGATTGAAGGCTATGAGCTGGGCATTCATGGTCGCGCCAATACCTGCGCCAAGTATGATGCTTAATGTCTGGGCAAACCGCATCAGACCGCTCTCTACAAAGCTGACAAGCATTACAATTGCCGCGTTACTGGACTGAATAACCATTGTGACAAAAATACCGGCAAAAAGTCCTCGCACAGGATTTCTTGTAAGATCTGCAAGAAGCTCGCGCATTCTTCCGCCAGCAGATTTTTTCATCCCGTTTTCCATCAATTCTATGCCGAGAAGAAAAAAAACAAGTCCGCCCACAAGCCCCATGGCTATCAAAAACCATGAAATACCATGACCGATCTTATCGTCCGCAAAAACTGGAGCTGCCATGACCAAAAGAAATAAAGTCAGGAAAAACAGCCATTTATTATTAAGTATATTATATATTTTCATTAACTCTCTCGTTTAGTCTTTACAAATAGCCAGATTGACACCCGAAGCATTATACAGTATTAAAAAAAAGTTTCATACAAGCTTGCATTCAAAAACTGAAAATTATCCGCCTAAAACCGCTTCTGACTTCTCGTTCTAATGATTTCAGGGATTAACGGGCAATACGGCCACAGGAATGCGAGATTCTCTATTAAAACAAATCCCGATTCAGGAGGAATATATGGCTGGTGTCAATAAAGTTATCATCATGGGGAATCTTGGTCGTGACCCTGAGCTTTCGTATACCCAAGGCGGCATGGCTGTATGCAAGTTCTCCATTGCCACTTCAAAAAGAAAAAAAGATGGCACAGATGTGACTTCCTGGCACAGATGTACTGCCTTCGGAAGGACAGCTGAAATAATCACCCAGTATGTCGGCAAAGGCAGTCAGCTTTATGTCGAAGGGGAACTTTCGTACGGACAATATGAAAAAGACGGGATAGTGCGCTATACCACAGACATCTACGTAAACGAATTCGCATTTGTGGGAGCAGCCAAGGGTGGCCAGCAAAGCTATGACAGCCAGATGGGCCAGCCTCCTCAGCAGAGCTATCAACCGCCCCAACAAAATTTTCAAGCGCCTCAGCAGCAGTATCAGCAGAGACCAAACCAGCAACAGGCATTCAATCAGCCACCACAGCAGCAGCAGAATTACCAGCAGGCTCCGCCTTCATATCCTGAGGATGATTTCACTTTCACCCCTCCCAAGGATGACGACATTCCTTTTTAAAAGGCTATGCTCCCCTTAGATGTTGAAAAGCGAAATAATAATCCTTTTTGGATTTATGGATCCTGGGGAACTTTTTGTAAAAAGTTCCTTAAGTCCCCTCAAAAACTTTATTTTTTTATTATTATCAGACGCAAGTGCCCTAAAACTGTGCATACACTGTCTAATTACCTGAAAGTTTTTGCGGAGCTTTTTTCAAAAAGCGACCCGCCGGAGGCAGCTTTTTATTAAAAGTATTAGTTAGGTATTGGAATGATAATAATATTCCTCACTTAACGGGAACAGAGCCTTTTAAAAAAGTCATGAAGAGCATGGGGTATTTCATACCCTGTGCTTCTATAAACTTCTATATCCCATACCCAGTATTGAAACAGGAAAGCCCCTTTACCGGGATAGGCCTGAAAGACTTTGTTTCAGGATCTGCGACCCAGGCATTAAGCACATCAGTGGAAATTTCTTT encodes the following:
- a CDS encoding single-stranded DNA-binding protein encodes the protein MAGVNKVIIMGNLGRDPELSYTQGGMAVCKFSIATSKRKKDGTDVTSWHRCTAFGRTAEIITQYVGKGSQLYVEGELSYGQYEKDGIVRYTTDIYVNEFAFVGAAKGGQQSYDSQMGQPPQQSYQPPQQNFQAPQQQYQQRPNQQQAFNQPPQQQQNYQQAPPSYPEDDFTFTPPKDDDIPF